A region from the Paludicola sp. MB14-C6 genome encodes:
- the asnA gene encoding aspartate--ammonia ligase — translation MGLSSLILPAEYHSLLNILETEIAIKTVKDNFERNLANNLQLTRVSAPLFVNAVSGINDDLNGIERPVEFDILETKEDVQIVQSLAKWKRLALKRYGFEHGKGLYTDMNAIRRDEELDNLHSVYVDQWDWEKIITEEERNLITLKDTVKRIVKALKESENHLIAAFPQMKPFICEDVFFITSQELEDMYPELTPKQREDAICKLHKTVFVMQIGGLLKSGQKHDGRAPDYDDWNLNGDILIWYPILDRAIEISSMGIRVSPESLDKQLNESNCNARRSLEFHKQLLNGELPFTMGGGIGQSRICMVLLQKAHIGEVQASTWSNEMIEACANHGITLL, via the coding sequence ATGGGACTAAGTAGTCTAATCCTACCGGCAGAGTATCATTCTTTGCTGAATATTCTAGAAACAGAAATTGCAATTAAAACCGTTAAAGATAACTTTGAGAGAAACCTTGCAAATAATTTACAATTAACAAGAGTTTCTGCCCCTTTATTTGTGAATGCCGTTTCTGGTATTAACGACGATTTAAACGGAATTGAGCGACCGGTCGAGTTTGATATTCTTGAAACAAAAGAGGATGTTCAAATTGTACAATCACTTGCAAAGTGGAAACGACTTGCACTAAAACGCTACGGATTTGAGCATGGTAAAGGCCTTTACACTGATATGAACGCAATTCGACGTGATGAAGAACTAGATAATCTTCACTCCGTTTATGTTGACCAATGGGACTGGGAAAAAATCATTACAGAAGAAGAGCGCAACTTAATCACATTGAAAGATACTGTAAAAAGAATAGTGAAAGCTTTAAAAGAAAGTGAAAACCATTTAATTGCAGCTTTTCCCCAAATGAAGCCTTTTATCTGCGAAGATGTTTTCTTCATTACTTCTCAGGAATTAGAGGATATGTATCCTGAATTAACTCCGAAACAAAGAGAAGATGCAATTTGCAAATTGCATAAAACTGTATTTGTAATGCAAATAGGCGGTTTATTAAAAAGTGGTCAAAAGCATGACGGACGTGCGCCTGACTATGATGATTGGAACTTAAATGGTGATATTTTAATTTGGTATCCTATTTTGGACCGTGCAATCGAAATTAGCTCTATGGGTATTCGAGTAAGCCCAGAATCCTTAGATAAACAATTAAATGAATCAAACTGTAATGCAAGACGTTCTTTAGAGTTCCACAAGCAATTGTTGAATGGAGAACTTCCATTTACTATGGGGGGCGGTATTGGTCAATCCCGTATTTGTATGGTTTTATTGCAAAAAGCACATATTGGCGAGGTGCAAGCCTCTACTTGGTCTAACGAAATGATCGAGGCTTGTGCAAACCATGGAATTACATTACTGTAA
- a CDS encoding sulfatase-like hydrolase/transferase → MDRQITHENTIIPNGLTNPPKERKDNIITAILLSFAFSFNLFVFAPLDSYFSGKSSFWFSIQTIIPIVLIVFSASLVFCLLVSLLMPKKVKPYLFALMISGLVCLYLQGNFLTRGYPTLDGSPINWKSMITKGTINTIIWVIIIVVPLVIAIFKKNIINTMAKIISIIIIGLEIVTLITVSITAPSYKDDTCYVSNANKFNISKQNNILLILSDSFESRYMTRITKERPDIVKNLNDFTYFNNTSGIGTLTNLSLPTIMTGELLPVGKNASDGTKECLQKTTFFDYMHEKNYRVKIYTESDFMHSVSIGDIDNLKKGCINQNTNAEVRKKVSKLIYKYSFFKYAPHFAKQRFVLDTAQFNSTIQYANKDVYTIDDKAFYNELNQGFHPSDDKNNFTLYHLNGPHPPATLNEKMVTVNWGKNVHEDERRYQQSISQMTILKTMIAKLKETNSYDNTTIIFAADHGNSIFLNPVLMVKPTNEKSEFKISSSPISLASDLVPFIKDTAAGKGKDAALFKIPEDSKRERYAYNFIFNKGLYDETISCITAFAVDGIASDFNSYKIAKDEYADGNPKNKYSLGDTINFNSLSENAYINGVFDNDNRTYGGHALVKVAFKEKIKQDLTAKLKIGSVYGEKQRLIIKANGKTVYDNALKNSNCEITFKIPKQAIQNNQLELNFELPDAMGSTGTAWNAYSAFIFHSISFE, encoded by the coding sequence ATGGACCGTCAAATAACACATGAGAATACCATTATCCCAAATGGCCTTACCAATCCCCCAAAAGAAAGAAAAGATAATATTATTACTGCTATTCTTTTATCTTTTGCTTTTTCTTTTAACTTGTTCGTTTTTGCACCACTTGATTCCTATTTTTCCGGAAAATCAAGCTTCTGGTTTTCCATTCAAACAATTATTCCAATTGTTCTAATTGTTTTTTCAGCCTCACTCGTGTTCTGCTTACTGGTTTCATTATTGATGCCCAAAAAAGTAAAGCCTTATTTATTTGCTTTAATGATATCTGGGCTTGTTTGCTTATATCTGCAAGGCAACTTTTTAACAAGAGGCTACCCAACTCTGGATGGTTCACCAATTAACTGGAAAAGTATGATAACAAAAGGAACTATCAATACAATTATTTGGGTTATTATTATTGTTGTTCCCCTAGTAATTGCAATCTTTAAAAAGAATATTATCAATACAATGGCAAAAATTATTTCAATTATTATAATCGGACTTGAAATTGTTACTCTTATTACAGTTAGCATTACTGCACCATCTTACAAGGATGACACCTGTTATGTTTCAAATGCGAACAAGTTCAATATATCTAAGCAAAATAATATTTTATTGATACTTTCTGACTCCTTTGAATCACGATATATGACAAGAATTACAAAAGAAAGACCTGATATTGTAAAAAACCTAAATGATTTTACATACTTTAATAACACTTCCGGTATTGGAACATTAACCAACCTTTCTTTACCTACCATAATGACAGGAGAACTTCTGCCTGTCGGCAAAAATGCATCTGATGGAACGAAGGAATGCTTACAAAAAACTACCTTCTTTGACTATATGCATGAAAAAAACTATCGAGTTAAGATTTATACTGAATCTGATTTTATGCATAGTGTAAGTATTGGCGATATTGATAATTTGAAAAAAGGCTGCATTAACCAAAATACAAATGCAGAAGTTAGAAAAAAAGTATCAAAGCTAATTTATAAATATTCATTTTTTAAATATGCCCCACACTTTGCAAAGCAACGTTTTGTGTTAGATACAGCACAATTTAATTCTACTATTCAATATGCAAATAAAGACGTTTATACAATAGACGATAAAGCATTTTATAATGAATTAAATCAAGGCTTTCATCCTTCAGACGATAAAAACAATTTTACCCTATATCATTTAAATGGACCACATCCTCCTGCTACGCTTAACGAGAAAATGGTAACTGTAAATTGGGGTAAGAATGTCCATGAAGATGAAAGAAGATATCAACAAAGTATCTCCCAAATGACTATTTTAAAAACTATGATTGCAAAACTTAAAGAAACGAATTCCTATGATAATACTACAATCATTTTTGCTGCTGATCATGGAAATAGTATATTTCTCAATCCTGTTTTAATGGTGAAACCAACAAATGAAAAAAGTGAGTTCAAAATTTCTTCATCTCCAATTTCTTTGGCAAGCGATTTGGTTCCTTTTATAAAAGATACTGCTGCAGGCAAAGGAAAAGATGCCGCACTTTTCAAAATTCCAGAAGACAGTAAACGTGAAAGATATGCATATAATTTTATTTTTAATAAAGGCTTATATGACGAAACAATCTCTTGTATAACAGCATTTGCAGTAGATGGAATTGCATCTGATTTTAATTCCTACAAAATTGCAAAAGACGAATATGCCGACGGCAATCCAAAAAATAAATATTCATTGGGAGACACCATCAATTTTAATTCACTTTCAGAAAATGCATATATCAATGGCGTTTTCGATAATGACAATCGTACATATGGTGGTCACGCTTTAGTTAAAGTTGCTTTTAAAGAAAAAATAAAGCAAGATTTAACCGCTAAACTGAAAATTGGAAGTGTTTATGGTGAAAAGCAAAGACTTATCATCAAAGCAAATGGTAAAACTGTTTATGATAATGCACTAAAGAACAGTAATTGTGAGATTACTTTTAAAATTCCAAAACAAGCAATACAAAATAATCAATTAGAATTAAACTTTGAGTTACCGGATGCTATGGGTTCAACAGGAACGGCTTGGAATGCTTATAGTGCATTTATCTTCCATTCCATTTCATTTGAATAA
- the ispD gene encoding 2-C-methyl-D-erythritol 4-phosphate cytidylyltransferase, whose amino-acid sequence MNIALVLAGGIGLRMKTERPKQFMPLLGKPVISHSLLSFQQHSLIDAMYIVCHKEWIDQMNVLFDPVYGFSKLKAVVSGGNSRRESSYLGLKEIANKYHKSDIVLIHDAARPNLSQKIITDNINAATKFGACVTAIPATDTMFISKDGKLIHGVPKRSAMFAAQTPQSFQLENILNAHEAVSQDEEVTDDAGLLLKLDLPVALVEGDKKNIKLTTEEDFFLLQKYMGL is encoded by the coding sequence ATGAATATTGCACTTGTTTTAGCTGGCGGTATTGGTTTAAGAATGAAGACCGAACGTCCAAAACAATTTATGCCTCTATTGGGAAAGCCTGTTATTTCTCATTCTCTTTTAAGCTTTCAGCAGCACTCATTGATTGATGCAATGTATATTGTTTGTCATAAAGAATGGATCGATCAAATGAACGTATTGTTTGATCCTGTTTATGGATTCTCAAAATTGAAAGCTGTTGTTTCCGGAGGCAATTCAAGAAGAGAATCTTCTTATTTGGGACTAAAAGAAATTGCAAACAAATATCATAAATCCGATATTGTTCTAATTCATGATGCAGCAAGGCCAAATTTATCACAAAAAATTATTACAGATAACATTAATGCCGCAACAAAATTTGGCGCTTGTGTTACTGCAATTCCTGCTACAGATACGATGTTTATCAGCAAAGATGGAAAGCTCATTCATGGTGTGCCAAAGCGCAGTGCCATGTTTGCAGCCCAAACGCCTCAAAGCTTTCAACTTGAAAATATCTTAAACGCCCACGAAGCTGTTTCACAAGATGAAGAAGTTACAGATGATGCCGGTCTGCTTTTAAAGCTTGACCTTCCTGTTGCGCTTGTTGAGGGCGATAAAAAGAACATCAAGCTAACAACCGAAGAAGATTTCTTTTTACTTCAAAAATATATGGGACTATAG
- the murD gene encoding UDP-N-acetylmuramoyl-L-alanine--D-glutamate ligase, with translation MYDKIAAFYSFLKTKKVAFIGLGVSHNDLIKLMLKKGIDVTLLDKREADAIGEQYNELKDEGANFCLGNDYLASLTDYDVVFRSPGVYFFKDELIKARKNGVVITSEMEVFFDLCPCKIYAVTGSDGKTTTTTLISEMLKVSGKTVYIGGNIGKALLPLVEEMKPEDVCTVELSSFQLISMRQSPDVAVVTNIAPNHLDVHKDMQEYIDCKANLLAHQNAFSKTVLNLDNELGYSLEPYVRGQLSCFSRQTKPKEGTFLDENGNLCKVHDGNTRILFNKLEIRLPGIHNVENYLAAIAAVGDEVSDQTILKVAREFGGVEHRIEFVREIDGVKYYNDSIASSPTRTIAGLNSFEQKMIIIAGGYDKKIPYEPLGPVLVERAKILILLGATAPKIEKAVRDCENFETSGLQIVHVSTLEEAVAKARELAQQGDVVSLSPASASFDLYKNFEERGKHFKRIVNEMQ, from the coding sequence ATGTACGACAAAATTGCAGCGTTTTATTCTTTTTTAAAAACAAAAAAGGTAGCATTCATTGGGCTTGGAGTAAGCCATAATGATTTAATTAAGTTAATGCTTAAAAAAGGAATTGATGTAACGCTACTTGATAAAAGAGAAGCAGACGCAATCGGCGAACAATATAATGAGTTAAAAGACGAAGGGGCAAATTTTTGTTTAGGCAACGATTATCTTGCAAGCTTAACTGATTATGATGTAGTATTTCGTTCACCGGGTGTATATTTCTTTAAAGATGAGCTGATAAAAGCTCGAAAAAATGGAGTTGTCATTACGAGTGAAATGGAAGTTTTCTTTGATTTGTGTCCTTGTAAGATATATGCAGTAACGGGTTCTGACGGAAAAACTACCACAACCACGCTTATTAGTGAAATGCTAAAAGTAAGTGGCAAAACAGTTTACATTGGTGGCAATATTGGTAAAGCGTTATTGCCATTAGTCGAAGAAATGAAACCGGAAGATGTTTGCACTGTGGAGCTTTCCAGCTTTCAATTGATTTCTATGAGACAATCGCCTGATGTTGCTGTGGTAACCAATATTGCTCCTAATCATCTTGATGTGCACAAGGATATGCAAGAGTATATTGACTGTAAAGCAAATCTACTTGCACACCAAAATGCATTTTCTAAAACAGTTTTAAATTTGGACAATGAACTTGGATATAGCTTAGAACCATATGTAAGGGGACAATTAAGCTGCTTTTCTCGACAAACCAAACCAAAAGAAGGCACATTCTTGGACGAAAACGGAAATCTTTGCAAAGTTCATGATGGAAATACTCGAATTTTGTTCAACAAATTGGAAATTAGGCTACCTGGTATACACAATGTAGAAAATTATCTTGCTGCAATTGCCGCTGTTGGTGATGAAGTTAGCGACCAAACCATCCTAAAAGTAGCAAGGGAATTTGGTGGCGTAGAGCATCGTATTGAATTCGTACGTGAGATTGATGGTGTAAAATATTATAATGATTCAATCGCATCAAGTCCAACAAGAACAATTGCAGGTTTAAATTCGTTTGAGCAAAAGATGATTATTATTGCAGGCGGATATGATAAAAAAATACCATATGAACCATTAGGCCCTGTTTTAGTAGAACGAGCAAAAATTTTGATTTTATTAGGAGCAACAGCGCCTAAAATTGAAAAGGCAGTTCGTGATTGCGAAAATTTTGAAACAAGCGGCTTACAGATTGTTCATGTATCAACATTAGAAGAAGCAGTTGCCAAAGCAAGAGAATTAGCCCAACAAGGCGATGTAGTAAGCTTATCTCCTGCTAGTGCAAGCTTTGATTTATATAAGAACTTTGAAGAACGTGGGAAGCATTTTAAACGTATCGTAAACGAAATGCAATAA
- the yidC gene encoding membrane protein insertase YidC, whose amino-acid sequence MDIINTLIGIPLGWLMWLCWFIIKNYGFAIIVFTLLTKVIMFPLSVWVQKNSIKMIRIQPECNRIIARNICNRDRIAEQQSALFKRKKYSPLAGIIPMLIQIPIILGLIAVVYNPLQHLLHLDSSLISAFTQKAAEILNNPELGSNAQIAVINLVQDPAYVNQFASLSIQGCDVNAAISAMQVMDFNFFGMDLSHTPNFFGFDIYWFIPILSGVSAFLLCFFQNKENVLQKEQGFLGRWGMTAFLVAFSTYFAFIVPTGIGLYWIFGNLFAIALIYILNAMYDPKKSIDYEELEKSKIELSESKKIQKSSKLTPEQKAKSKADYACFFKDDVTKDIVVYSEKSGFYKYFNDMIDGILENSDITIDYVTSDPNDKIFEQNNPRLRTYFIDDNRLIPLFMKIDAKIMVMTTPNLQTYHLKRSLVNKKVEYIYIPHDAISTQMGNAFEAFDHFDTVFCVGPAQVKEIRETEKVYNLPAKKLVECGYGLIDQLTEQYNAIEKVENNIKKILIAPSWQEDNILDSCIDEILEQLLDKEYDITVRPHPEYVKRYAAQLQQLIAKYENRLNEHFRIETDFSSNVTIFTADLVITDWSGIALEFSYATKKPSLFINTQMKVMNPHWQEIESVPIEITLRNQLGVSLDKDKLNTVATTIQTLFDQKENYKLQIEDVIKNYLYHPGNSKKIVTEYLINAINNENSNK is encoded by the coding sequence ATGGATATTATCAATACCTTGATAGGTATACCTCTTGGCTGGCTGATGTGGCTTTGCTGGTTTATTATAAAAAACTATGGCTTTGCAATTATTGTTTTTACATTGCTTACAAAAGTAATTATGTTCCCGTTGAGTGTATGGGTTCAAAAGAACTCAATTAAAATGATTCGTATTCAACCTGAATGTAATCGTATTATTGCTCGAAATATTTGCAATCGAGATCGAATTGCTGAACAGCAATCTGCTTTATTTAAAAGGAAAAAGTACTCCCCTCTTGCCGGCATCATCCCAATGTTGATCCAAATTCCGATTATATTGGGTTTGATTGCGGTAGTTTATAATCCACTTCAACATTTATTACATTTAGACTCATCTCTTATTAGCGCTTTTACGCAAAAAGCAGCAGAAATTTTAAACAATCCTGAACTTGGCTCTAACGCTCAAATAGCCGTTATTAACCTTGTGCAAGATCCTGCTTATGTTAATCAATTTGCTTCTCTCAGCATTCAAGGCTGCGATGTAAATGCAGCTATTAGCGCAATGCAAGTAATGGACTTTAACTTTTTTGGAATGGACTTATCTCATACTCCAAATTTCTTTGGCTTTGATATTTATTGGTTCATTCCAATTTTATCAGGAGTAAGTGCTTTCCTTCTATGTTTCTTCCAAAACAAAGAAAATGTTTTACAAAAAGAACAAGGCTTTTTAGGAAGATGGGGAATGACAGCGTTTTTAGTTGCTTTTTCTACATATTTTGCTTTTATTGTGCCTACAGGCATCGGATTATATTGGATATTCGGAAATCTGTTTGCAATTGCTTTAATCTATATTCTTAATGCTATGTATGATCCTAAAAAATCAATTGATTATGAAGAATTGGAAAAAAGCAAAATTGAATTATCAGAAAGTAAAAAGATTCAAAAATCATCTAAACTTACGCCGGAGCAAAAAGCAAAATCCAAAGCCGATTATGCTTGCTTTTTCAAAGACGATGTAACCAAAGATATTGTTGTATATTCCGAAAAAAGCGGATTCTATAAATATTTTAATGATATGATTGATGGAATATTAGAAAATTCTGATATTACTATTGACTATGTAACAAGTGATCCTAATGACAAAATTTTTGAACAAAATAATCCTCGCTTAAGAACCTATTTCATTGATGATAACAGGCTTATCCCTCTATTTATGAAAATTGATGCTAAAATTATGGTTATGACTACTCCGAATCTTCAAACTTACCACTTAAAACGCTCGCTTGTAAACAAAAAAGTGGAGTACATTTATATTCCACATGATGCGATTAGCACACAAATGGGGAATGCGTTTGAAGCCTTTGATCACTTTGATACGGTATTTTGCGTAGGCCCTGCACAAGTCAAAGAAATTCGTGAAACGGAAAAAGTTTATAACTTACCTGCAAAAAAATTAGTCGAATGTGGCTATGGGCTAATTGACCAACTTACAGAGCAATACAACGCTATAGAAAAAGTTGAAAATAATATTAAGAAAATATTGATTGCTCCATCATGGCAAGAAGACAATATACTAGATAGCTGTATTGATGAAATATTAGAGCAGCTTTTAGACAAAGAATATGATATCACCGTTCGCCCACATCCTGAGTATGTGAAACGATATGCTGCTCAGCTGCAACAACTAATTGCAAAGTATGAAAATAGATTGAATGAGCATTTCAGAATAGAAACCGACTTTTCATCCAATGTTACAATTTTTACAGCTGACTTAGTTATTACGGACTGGTCTGGTATTGCATTGGAATTCTCTTATGCAACCAAAAAGCCATCATTATTTATTAACACTCAAATGAAAGTAATGAATCCTCATTGGCAAGAAATTGAAAGCGTTCCAATAGAGATTACTTTAAGAAATCAGCTTGGTGTTTCTTTAGATAAAGATAAGCTCAATACAGTTGCTACTACTATTCAAACATTATTTGACCAAAAAGAAAACTATAAATTGCAAATTGAAGATGTAATAAAGAATTACTTATATCATCCCGGCAATAGCAAAAAGATAGTGACAGAATATCTAATAAATGCGATAAATAACGAAAATTCTAACAAATAA
- the spoIIID gene encoding sporulation transcriptional regulator SpoIIID, translating to MQVEGIDDRSILLAKHIIETKDTVRKTAKLFGISKSTVHKDVTERLERINKSLYLEVQKVLEQNKRERHIRGGIATREKYKARALS from the coding sequence ATGCAAGTGGAAGGAATCGATGATAGAAGTATCCTATTAGCAAAACATATTATTGAAACGAAAGATACTGTGAGAAAAACGGCAAAGCTGTTTGGAATAAGCAAAAGTACCGTACATAAAGACGTGACAGAGCGTCTTGAGCGTATTAACAAATCACTTTACCTAGAAGTACAAAAGGTTTTAGAGCAAAATAAACGTGAACGCCATATTCGTGGCGGCATCGCAACACGCGAAAAATATAAAGCAAGAGCATTATCATAA
- a CDS encoding glutamine synthetase III → MSFDFTSFGCQVFNDRVMKERLPANIYASLKQSIDEGQSLHPEIADEVANAMKTWAIEQGATHFTHWFQPMTNITAGKHDSFISPKKDGSVVLNFSGKELIKGEPDASSFPNGGIRNTFEARGYTAWDCTSPAFVRDGTLYIPTAFCSYTGEALDTKTPLLRSMAAISTEALRLIRLFGNHTSTRVSATVGAEQEYFLIDREMYESRLDLKICGRTLFGAKPPKGQEMDDHYFGRIRIRVAEFMRQLDEELWKLGITSKTKHNEVAPAQHELAPIFETVNIACDHNQLTMEMMRIIAKKNGLACLLHEKPFDLVNGSGKHNNWSLSTDDGINLLDPGKTPYENIQFLLVLAAIIKAVDEYADLLRMSAAVVGNDYRLGGHEAPPTIISIFLGEQLTSILEHIADDSNPISKSAEMLSIGVATLPKLKKDDSDRNRTSPFAFTGNKFEFRMVGSSASIACANYVLNTIVAKSFSEISSRLEACSDFDKEVKNIITEIMRDHGRVIFNGNNYTDEWVEIAAKRGLPNLPNTIEAAGALIDPKNINVLKEFNVLSEVECYSRHEIMIENYAKIITIEANTMLEMIHREILPSIIRFVGDTAQSYNQLKAANIDNDSIHNQLTLLSDKITDITKLTNELEQKLRKLHELSNSLSTKETAVLCRDDIKVVMQKLRTVVDSVEVIVSDEYWPMPNYTDLLHRV, encoded by the coding sequence ATGAGTTTTGATTTTACTTCGTTTGGTTGCCAAGTTTTTAATGACCGTGTTATGAAAGAAAGATTACCAGCAAACATTTACGCCAGCTTAAAACAGTCTATTGATGAAGGACAGTCTTTACATCCTGAAATTGCAGATGAAGTTGCTAATGCTATGAAAACATGGGCAATTGAACAAGGTGCCACTCACTTCACACACTGGTTTCAACCAATGACCAATATTACTGCAGGAAAACACGATAGCTTTATTTCACCTAAAAAAGATGGTAGCGTTGTCTTGAACTTTTCAGGTAAAGAGCTAATCAAAGGCGAGCCTGATGCTTCATCCTTCCCAAATGGAGGAATTCGTAATACCTTTGAAGCAAGAGGATATACCGCATGGGATTGCACCTCACCTGCTTTCGTTCGTGATGGAACTCTTTATATTCCAACAGCTTTCTGTTCTTATACCGGTGAAGCCTTAGATACAAAAACGCCATTATTACGCTCTATGGCTGCAATTTCAACGGAAGCTTTACGCCTCATCAGGCTATTTGGTAATCATACATCAACAAGAGTGAGCGCAACCGTTGGCGCAGAACAAGAATATTTTTTAATTGATCGTGAGATGTACGAATCAAGATTAGATTTAAAAATTTGCGGTCGAACTTTATTTGGAGCCAAACCTCCAAAAGGTCAAGAAATGGATGACCATTATTTTGGACGTATCCGTATTCGTGTTGCAGAATTTATGCGTCAACTAGACGAAGAATTATGGAAACTTGGTATTACTTCTAAAACAAAGCATAACGAAGTTGCACCTGCACAACACGAATTAGCACCTATTTTTGAGACGGTAAATATAGCTTGTGACCATAATCAGCTTACTATGGAAATGATGCGCATTATCGCAAAGAAAAACGGCCTTGCTTGCTTGTTACATGAAAAGCCATTTGATTTAGTAAACGGAAGCGGCAAGCATAATAACTGGTCCTTATCAACTGATGATGGAATTAACTTATTAGACCCAGGCAAAACTCCATACGAAAATATTCAATTTTTACTTGTCCTTGCCGCAATAATTAAAGCAGTTGATGAATATGCAGACTTATTAAGAATGTCTGCTGCGGTTGTTGGTAACGATTATCGCCTAGGCGGACATGAAGCACCTCCAACAATTATTTCTATTTTCTTAGGCGAACAACTAACTTCCATCCTTGAGCATATAGCAGACGATAGCAATCCTATTTCGAAAAGTGCAGAAATGCTATCTATCGGAGTTGCTACACTGCCAAAATTAAAGAAAGATGACAGTGACCGTAACCGTACTTCCCCATTTGCCTTTACCGGAAATAAGTTCGAATTTCGTATGGTCGGATCTTCTGCTTCCATTGCGTGTGCGAACTATGTACTAAATACAATTGTTGCAAAAAGCTTTAGTGAAATCTCTAGTCGTTTAGAGGCATGCAGCGATTTTGATAAAGAAGTTAAAAATATCATAACCGAAATCATGCGTGATCACGGAAGAGTCATTTTTAACGGTAATAACTATACAGACGAATGGGTTGAAATTGCAGCCAAACGTGGTCTTCCAAACTTACCAAATACAATTGAAGCTGCAGGTGCACTGATTGATCCTAAAAACATTAATGTATTAAAAGAATTCAATGTATTATCTGAAGTGGAGTGTTATTCTCGTCATGAGATAATGATTGAAAATTACGCAAAGATTATAACTATTGAAGCAAATACCATGTTAGAAATGATTCATCGAGAGATTTTACCTAGCATTATCCGTTTTGTCGGTGATACTGCTCAAAGTTATAACCAATTAAAAGCGGCAAATATTGATAATGATAGTATTCACAATCAATTAACATTGCTTTCTGATAAAATTACCGATATTACAAAATTAACAAACGAGCTTGAGCAAAAGCTACGCAAGCTTCATGAACTTTCAAACTCTCTTTCTACCAAAGAAACCGCAGTTTTATGTCGTGATGATATTAAAGTTGTAATGCAAAAACTGCGTACTGTTGTAGATAGCGTAGAAGTTATTGTTAGTGATGAATACTGGCCAATGCCAAACTATACTGATTTATTACATCGTGTTTAA